A single window of Apodemus sylvaticus chromosome 4, mApoSyl1.1, whole genome shotgun sequence DNA harbors:
- the Mgarp gene encoding protein MGARP produces the protein MYLRRAVSKTLALPRRAPPGPAPLGKDASLRRVSSSKFPGTSGSNMIYYLVVGVTVSAGGYYTYKAFTSKQVRHTEPVTDLKEQTKAELQPLQGEKEHVTETEKACSETGEISIKEAESVDAEEVPEAAAVLPEESQDSASEVPAEAAPVETAVESSESELKITDASLVETTEGVPESTREVESAAPDQADVCNEGGGTSQEGADTSQEGADTSKEEADTSKEEADTSKEEADTSKEEADTSQEGADTSQEGADSKEAEGTTTEDLSSVSEESDKLEESPPSGSEPSAQPESQEETEVTAEAASPQG, from the exons CATCTCTTCGCCGAGTGTCGTCCAGCAAATTCCCTGGAACATCTGGCTCCAATATGATCTATTACCTGGTTGTAGGTGTGACAGTCAGTGCTGGTGGATATTAT ACTTACAAGGCTTTCACATCAAAGCAAGTCAGACATACAGAACCTGTAACAGACCTGAAGGAACAAACAAAGGCGGAGTTACAACCACTTCAAG GTGAGAAGGAGCACGTGACAGAAACCGAGAAAGCATGTTCAGAGACTGGAGAAATTTCTATAAAGGAAGCTGAATCGGTAGATGCTGAGGAAGTCCCAGAGGCAGCAGCTGTGCTTCCAGAAGAGTCTCAAGACTCCGCCTCCGAGGTCCCTGCCGAAGCTGCCCCGGTGGAGACAGCCGTAGAGAGCTCAGAGTCTGAGCTGAAGATCACGGACGCTTCCCTGGTGGAGACCACCGAGGGCGTCCCTGAGTCCACTCGGGAGGTGGAGAGTGCAGCCCCAGACCAGGCTGATGTTTGCAATGAGGGGGGCGGGACCAGCCAGGAGGGGGCTGACACCAGCCAGGAGGGGGCTGACACCAGCAAGGAGGAGGCTGACACCAGCAAGGAGGAGGCTGACACCAGCAAGGAGGAGGCTGACACCAGCAAGGAGGAGGCTGACACCAGCCAGGAGGGGGCTGACACCAGCCAGGAGGGGGCTGACAGCAAGGAGGCTGAAGGTACCACTACTGAGGACCTGAGCTCGGTCTCTGAGGAGAGTGACAAACTAGAAGAAAGCCCTCCCTCAGGCTCAGAACCCTCTGCCCAGCCTGAGTCACAAGAAGAAACCGAGGTCACAGCTGAAGCAGCATCACCCCAAGGCTGA